Genomic window (Hippoglossus stenolepis isolate QCI-W04-F060 chromosome 11, HSTE1.2, whole genome shotgun sequence):
GAgcttcatgtgtctgtgtctttattcCAGAGCGTGGACTTTCactttgagagcaggacttattgatttcacattttgtaaagCTTTCGTTCAAACCCCtgcacttgcactcaaatagcctctgcttgtgctcaaactgagGCCAAAACCAGGATCtcagcttcagcttcacttCTGACAGGAAGCCGGTGTCGTCATGAAGCCGCGGAGGGCCTGCGTACGTGAACCTGGTTAAATTAGCCGCCCGTCCGGCACGCTCACAGATGTGGACACTAACGCACTTACAACGAGGACGggacaatttcatttgtcaatATTACACCTGGAATTCTATTGGTCGGGAAattttgacagatttgttgCAAATAACAATCTGAGAGCAGAAGTTTCACGTGCACAGAAGCAACGTGAACACgaggagaagctgaagctggagctgtCATAGccacaaaatatctgagtgcaagcaacTAAATATCTGAGCACAAGCAACTAAATATCTGAGCACAAGCAACTAAATATCTGAGCACAAGCAACTAAAtatctgagcacaagcagggtcaGTCTGAGAGTGAATGtggggttttgagtgaaagcattataaaatctgaacatgaaagaTAAGATGAGCTAAGTTCTGccttcaaactaaaagaccaaGCTCTGAAAAACTCATGTGGAGACTGAGCCCGACTTCTTGAATTCTTTCAGAGGTTTGTGCACTTCCAGCACCGAactccagcacagacgactccagcacagacgactccagcaccgacgactccagcacagacgactCAAATACTGacgactccagcacagacgactCCAGCACCGACGACTCCAGCACCGATGACTCAAGTACTGACGACTCCAGCACCGacgactccagcacagacgactccagcacagacgactCCATCACAGacgactccagcacagacgactccagcacagacgGCTCCAGCCCAGACGGCTCCAGCACAGACGGCTCCAGCACCGACGCCCCAGCACAGACGACTCCAGCACCGACGGCTCCAGCACAGACGACTCCAGCACCGACGGCTCCAGCACAGACGGCTCCAGCACAGACGGCTCCAGCACCGacgactccagcacagacgactccagcacagacgactccagcacagacgactccagcacagacgactCCAGCACCGACGCCTCCAGCACAGACGGCTCCAGCACCGACGGCTCCAGCACAGACGGCTCCAGCACCGACGGCTCCAGCACCGacgactccagcacagacgCCTCCAGCACAGACGGCTCCAGCACAGACGCCTCCAGCACAGACGCCTCCAGCACCGACGGCTCCAGCACAGACGACTCCAGCACCGacgactccagcacagacgGCTCCAGCACCGACGGCTCCAGCACAGACGACTCCAGCACCGACGGCTCCAGCACCGACGGCTCCAGCACCGACTCTCCAGCACCACGGCTCCAGCACAGACGCCCAGCACAGACGGCTCCAGCACAGACGGCTCCAGCACCGACGGCTCCAGCACAGACGGCTCCAGCACAGACGGCTCCAGCGGCCTGGGCCTGGTCTGAGCGGcaggtgaagctgctgtgtctgcTCTACACGCTGCTGATGGTGAAGAGTCTGGTTTACTGCTGTGGACTCGCTCTGATCCACATCCTGAGAAACAGGGAGCGTCCGGCCGCTGCACACGAGACGACGGagtttcctgcagcagcttcaacTTCTCACTGACTCCTGTTGAGTtcactctgcttctcttttcacTTCAAACATTTGTCTGAACTGTAACTTtgcaaagtataaaataaaggttttttgaTGCTGAAGACATTAAACATCAAAATGAAACACATCTCATCTCCTTTACATCTGATGTGAACTGACTCCTCGTCTTTGTGCATCAATAATAATTCACACTGACGCTCTTTCACATTAACCCTGTGTTGCATGAATTATTActtaacatgttaaaaacaggttttaatgtgttttatgctgcacaacaagaaaacaaatggtttaaatagtttaaaagtacaaaaataacacaaccgtaatataatgataaatacatattgtttgatacatacatgtatttacTAACAGTGAAGCATGTTCAGTATTTTATCCTCTAGGACAGAAATTATTAACTGAATGAACTTATTTACTAGTGATTTATACAAAAGTAAGAATTTCTTCTGTTGAAACTATGATTTCCAGTTGATAAAAGTAAAATCCAGATAATgatataaagttaaaaaatattcttaaactaaaaacatgtttttcctgaTAAAAACAGACGTATTGTTTATCACTGTATTTCAGTACGATTGAGATCAACTGTTAACACTTTGCAGTTGAACATTAATATGTTATAAATTCACAGTTTAGTTATTGTAGTTATTCTGCTAATACCCTGATTTGACTCATTGATATTTGTCGGCTGCAGAGGAACTAAAGTTGAACTTCACAAACTTTAAacggatgaaaaacaaatcaggagTCGTGTCCAGATGTGATCCAGGCAGAAATATCCAGATGTTTGAGGACaaagattttcattttgaaaatgtgtgtgactgttacTGAACCAACAACTAAACCAACG
Coding sequences:
- the LOC118117494 gene encoding flocculation protein FLO11-like, translating into MLCWREHERNTVELRRFLSESLSLWMLIFGSGTKLFVTDTPVVKPVVSVYPAASKDALDRKSSLLCVASNMSPPLVQFSWTRQREGEKPSPAEGEQLELREEGRTASIMVVDRDASYTYTYSCHVRHEDVTVEAPAEQEVCALPAPNSSTDDSSTDDSSTDDSSTDDSNTDDSSTDDSSTDDSSTDDSSTDDSSTDDSSTDDSSTDDSITDDSSTDDSSTDGSSPDGSSTDGSSTDAPAQTTPAPTAPAQTTPAPTAPAQTAPAQTAPAPTTPAQTTPAQTTPAQTTPAQTTPAPTPPAQTAPAPTAPAQTAPAPTAPAPTTPAQTPPAQTAPAQTPPAQTPPAPTAPAQTTPAPTTPAQTAPAPTAPAQTTPAPTAPAPTAPAPTLQHHGSSTDAQHRRLQHRRLQHRRLQHRRLQHRRLQRPGPGLSGR